A genomic region of Magnolia sinica isolate HGM2019 chromosome 6, MsV1, whole genome shotgun sequence contains the following coding sequences:
- the LOC131248584 gene encoding probable 6-phosphogluconolactonase 4, chloroplastic: MGSFAIPTLCSFPSRLSSVRRFSPAIPFSRPLLPAKTLLAPFKPKPSFLIASDLKSFDCKSKSSMAEMAPSAADGKKKLLVFESKDDLAASLAKYTAELSEKFVKDRGAFTVVLSGGSLIDYLRKLTEAPYIGSVEWAKWHVFWVDERVVPKDHADSNYKLAYDGFLSKVPIPPGNVYAINDALPAEGAADDMETCLRQLVKSKVVDISAATGFPKFDLMLLGMGPDGHVASLFPGHPLLNENQRWVTFIKDSPKPPPERITFTFPVINSSEYIALVVTGAGKAGAVRVALGSDQSSVSLPVQMVAPEGVLTWFTNKAATSQLEDQACL, from the exons ATGGGGTCTTTTGCCATTCCCACTCTCTGCTCATTTCCCTCCCGCCTGTCGTCCGTACGCCGATTCTCTCCCGCCATTCCCTTCTCCCGACCCTTGCTTCCCGCCAAAACCCTCCTTGCTCCCTTCAAACCCAAACCTTCTTTCTTAATTGCTTCAGATCTCAAGAGCTTTGACTGCAAATCAAAATCCTCAATGGCGGAAATGGCGCCATCAGCTGCAGACGGCAAAAAGAAGCTGCTGGTTTTCGAAAGCAAGGATGATCTTGCCGCCTCTTTAGCTAAATACACTGCTGAATTATCAGAGAAGTTTGTGAAAGATAGAGGGGCTTTTACCGTCGTCTTATCCGGTGGTTCTCTCATAGATTATCTcag GAAATTGACTGAAGCTCCTTACATTGGTTCTGTCGAATGGGCGAAATGGCATGTCTTTTGGGTGGATGAGAGAGTTGTCCCAAAAGATCATGCGGACAGCAACTATAAACTCGCCTACGATGGTTTTCTTTCGAAG GTCCCAATTCCTCCTGGCAATGTGTATGCCATCAATGATGCTCTCCCTGCTGAGGGCGCAGCTGATGACATGGAGACCTGTCTAAGGCAACTGGTCAAGTCAAAGGTGGTGGACATATCAGCAGCTACTGGGTTCCCTAAATTTGATCTTATGCTGTTGGGGATGGGCCCAGATGGCCACGTGGCATCCCTTTTCCCTGGGCATCCTCTTCTCAATGAGAATCAGCGGTGGGTCACCTTTATAAAGGACTCCCCGAAACCACCCCCGGAGcgaatcacatttactttccctgtaaTCAACTCATCTGAGTATATTGCACTTGTGGTGACTGGAGCTGGTAAAGCTGGTGCAGTGCGTGTAGCGCTGGGGAGTGATCAGAGTTCTGTTTCACTGCCTGTTCAAATGGTTGCACCAGAGGGGGTGCTGACTTGGTTCACTAACAAAGCAGCAACTTCGCAGTTGGAGGATCAGGCATGCCTGTAG